One genomic region from Polynucleobacter sp. MWH-P3-07-1 encodes:
- a CDS encoding radical SAM protein, with amino-acid sequence MQSNISFYPRSSKVEIRKDSLIESAPVGYEDFISLARGKNIYILSVNLEGIGLSKRLRSLGLNVKSFLDSRFSGSRHGIPVMHPESYFQSCDSSSDLLLICTKDREWKENFLHLAATSGFERYKTLFTPLDICRYFPTIEVEGKCNLVCKTCDMGLPSANKGRGHMGIDLFKDVLDKMVQEIPLMNSVALYTWGEPLLNPDLPKIIRECKRQGVASEVSTNLEYHKYLEEFLLAEPDQIVAPCAGVGERYERGRTGGTWDQYLKGLEKIAEYKNRFNLDYNVRIMYHLYKDNLDADLDYMKDLSKTFGFSLIPIVAHIFPGQVYQYAVNGVDIPDVMQEASANLIFPLEDQLQFARTKKSSKCHITNAFPTITWDGKVLHCCNMQKPTVGRSNYLDKPLNEFIEQRNSSPFCTKCMNEVVHKFFDVNISFEEFNGARNVIRL; translated from the coding sequence ATGCAGTCAAACATAAGCTTTTACCCCAGATCATCAAAAGTAGAAATACGTAAAGACTCTTTGATTGAATCCGCGCCGGTCGGATATGAAGATTTTATCAGTCTGGCAAGAGGAAAGAACATCTATATACTTTCCGTAAACTTAGAGGGGATTGGTTTATCTAAACGTCTCCGCTCCCTTGGACTCAATGTAAAAAGTTTTCTTGATAGTAGGTTTTCTGGGTCTCGACATGGAATACCAGTCATGCATCCAGAAAGCTATTTTCAGTCATGTGACTCATCGTCGGATTTATTGCTGATTTGCACTAAAGATCGAGAATGGAAAGAAAATTTCTTGCATCTTGCCGCTACATCCGGATTTGAAAGATATAAAACTTTATTTACCCCATTGGATATTTGCCGATATTTTCCAACCATCGAGGTAGAAGGTAAATGTAATTTAGTATGCAAAACATGTGATATGGGCTTGCCAAGCGCAAATAAAGGCAGGGGTCATATGGGTATTGATTTGTTTAAAGATGTTCTTGACAAAATGGTTCAAGAGATTCCTTTGATGAATTCGGTTGCGTTATACACCTGGGGTGAGCCGCTCTTAAATCCTGATTTGCCGAAAATAATCAGGGAATGCAAAAGGCAAGGAGTTGCAAGCGAGGTTTCCACGAACCTGGAATACCACAAATATCTAGAGGAATTTTTGCTGGCAGAGCCAGATCAAATAGTTGCGCCTTGTGCTGGCGTTGGAGAGAGATATGAAAGAGGGCGCACCGGTGGAACATGGGATCAATATCTCAAGGGATTGGAAAAAATTGCTGAGTATAAAAATAGGTTTAATTTAGATTACAACGTTCGAATTATGTATCACCTGTATAAGGATAATCTGGATGCTGATCTAGACTATATGAAAGATTTATCGAAAACATTTGGATTTTCTCTGATACCAATAGTCGCTCATATTTTCCCTGGGCAGGTTTATCAATATGCTGTCAATGGCGTTGATATTCCAGATGTAATGCAGGAAGCCTCGGCCAACCTTATTTTCCCTTTAGAAGACCAGCTTCAATTCGCGCGCACAAAGAAGAGTAGTAAGTGTCATATTACAAATGCATTTCCTACTATCACATGGGATGGCAAGGTTCTTCACTGTTGCAACATGCAGAAGCCAACAGTAGGAAGAAGTAATTATCTTGATAAGCCCTTGAATGAATTTATCGAACAAAGAAATTCATCTCCTTTTTGTACAAAATGCATGAATGAGGTCGTCCATAAATTTTTTGACGTTAATATCAGTTTCGAGGAGTTTAATGGCGCTAGAAATGTCATACGCTTATGA